In Acidobacteriota bacterium, a single window of DNA contains:
- the cas7d gene encoding type I-D CRISPR-associated protein Cas7/Csc2, translating into MSFTTKEPFASTLLAKYENLPRGHYIGLVLLRTTQSETIFRTEGSGEPLSREVTISGTKTGQPIDRIVISKRKQTAVERRTGRELLRDFEVYAGDNKECLLNTQNPCGKCPDCYLYGYAVGSGGAQRSRVMTEDAFSLLDAAEVTSERTFNALFDNSTMRNPKTGEPSTSLGSSEYVRPGTHFLDIETLKDVTAAEFIYAMGNILQSSRYGAIGTRIGVVKNQILGIAVGKQEIFSTLELTQATYDLLESKQHPLVTETVAETAVRAAASLIGKVFGWRGHWISGNDLTPILADVAESYQNPAKLVADLQACYEKS; encoded by the coding sequence ATGTCATTCACAACCAAAGAACCTTTTGCGTCAACCTTGCTGGCCAAATATGAAAATCTGCCGCGCGGGCATTACATCGGCCTGGTGTTGCTGCGAACGACCCAAAGCGAAACCATTTTTCGGACTGAAGGTTCGGGTGAACCACTCAGCCGCGAAGTCACGATTTCCGGCACCAAAACCGGCCAGCCGATTGACCGCATTGTGATCAGCAAACGCAAACAAACTGCGGTGGAACGCCGCACGGGAAGGGAATTGCTCCGGGATTTTGAAGTCTATGCCGGTGATAACAAAGAGTGTCTGCTCAATACCCAGAACCCTTGTGGAAAATGCCCAGATTGTTATCTCTATGGCTATGCAGTCGGTAGCGGCGGCGCTCAGCGTTCGCGGGTCATGACCGAGGATGCTTTTTCGCTTCTGGATGCGGCTGAAGTCACGTCAGAGCGAACATTCAATGCCTTGTTTGACAACAGCACCATGCGCAATCCGAAAACCGGCGAGCCCTCGACGTCGCTTGGGTCAAGCGAATATGTCCGGCCCGGCACTCATTTTTTAGACATCGAAACCCTGAAAGATGTGACCGCCGCCGAGTTTATCTATGCGATGGGCAATATTCTGCAATCTTCGCGGTATGGCGCTATCGGCACCCGGATTGGCGTGGTGAAGAATCAAATATTGGGCATTGCTGTCGGCAAACAAGAGATTTTCAGCACGTTGGAGCTAACCCAGGCGACCTACGATCTGCTTGAATCCAAACAACATCCGCTGGTGACTGAAACCGTGGCTGAAACAGCGGTTCGAGCCGCAGCCAGCCTGATTGGAAAAGTATTTGGCTGGCGTGGGCACTGGATTTCAGGCAATGATTTGACACCGATTCTGGCTGATGTGGCCGAAAGCTACCAGAACCCGGCCAAACTTGTGGCTGATCTTCAAGCCTGTTATGAAAAATCGTAA